CTCCACCGCGCCGCGCAGTCCGGGCACCGACAAGCAACCTTCGAAACCCTCCTCCAGTGTCGGGCTCAGCGGTGTGATCAGCGGATTGATCAGAATCGTCTGCGGCACCGCTTCAGCGTCCGGATAACGCTCGCTGTGCTCGAAGCCGAAGATCACCAGTTGCAAATCAACGCCGATCTGCGGCGCGGCGAGGCCGACGCCGCCGACGCTTTCCATGGTCTGGAACATGTCGTCGATCAGCTGCCACAACTCGGGGCTGTCGAACATCTCGGCGGGCACAGGCGGGGCAATGCGCAGCAAGCGCTCATCACCCATTTTCAGAATTTCACGGATCATTTGATGACTTCGTCAGTGGTCGGTTTGATCGAGTGGTCCCGGCCCAGCCCCGATACGTGTTGTTTTGGCTCAACCACCGGGCCGTTGTCGCCGGGGACTTTTTCGCCTGGGTCCTTGCCCTCTTTGGACATGTGCTCGATCACTGCATTCATCTCGGCGCCGAGCAACAGCACGGCGGCAGAAATATAGAAGTACAGCAACAGCACGATGATCGCGCCGATACTGCCATACATGGCGTTGTAGTTGGCGAACTCCTTGACGTACAAACCGAAACCCAGCGAGGCGATGATCCACACCACCACCGCCAGCACCGA
The Pseudomonas sp. MYb327 DNA segment above includes these coding regions:
- the def gene encoding peptide deformylase, with amino-acid sequence MIREILKMGDERLLRIAPPVPAEMFDSPELWQLIDDMFQTMESVGGVGLAAPQIGVDLQLVIFGFEHSERYPDAEAVPQTILINPLITPLSPTLEEGFEGCLSVPGLRGAVERYQHIRYEGFDPKGEPIVRMASGFHARVVQHECDHLIGRLYPSRISDFSKFGFTEVMFPDLDPNADD